The Musa acuminata AAA Group cultivar baxijiao chromosome BXJ2-5, Cavendish_Baxijiao_AAA, whole genome shotgun sequence genomic interval TATACTATGGTTTGATCTGGACTATGACAGGCCTTGACGTCATAGTTCCTTGAGTGGGGAAAATTGTAATATCCCGATTAATCCCACATGAGAATTGGGTAAGGTTGAGATTGACTTGTAAGAGTTTGATGAatgtattactatcaacttcagcttaaacattttgaccAGTGGTTTAAGTCAAACAAAATTGATAGGCCAATTAGCTTATCAGGTTCGGGTCATGATATCTTATATCTTGGTAAAGTGTTTTTTTATGGTCATATCCACTTTTTAGTTTCCAGATGCCAACTTAAGTAGATATTCGGCAGATACTAATATATATGTGGGTATGAATCTGACATTTAACTAATACGGATCCAAATTGGGTTTGAGGTGGCTATATATGACAATATGCATGAGGAAACAATACATAATTATCCTAGGACACATAATTATGTAGTCATATCTAGCACCATTATGACAAATCGATGTTGTCCAATAATCCAACCCACTGATCTATCTCAGCTTTATTTCATTCCTTTGTAttttatgatctttttttttcttacttcTTGTAGTATTTCCTGACCATACGAGTAGTAAACAATACTTTGTAATGTTCAAATAACATCCTAGACTCTTAATGATGCTAAAggtattttttttactttgctGCTAGTGAAGTATGAGTTCTCGTTTACTTCTTGGTTGCTTAACTATGTTCTTTTTAATGTTCTATAGGTGGTTTGCGGGCAATACTTACTGACCAGAACAAATTAATTGTAGCTGTTGGTGGTGTAACAGCTCTTGCTGCTGGGATATACACAACAAGGTATATCTTCAACAGACATTGGAAAGGTTCTGTGCCTTCTATTTTCCACGCAGTTGCCATATGAATATATTTGATGTTTTTCGTGGTTACTGTATTTAAGAGGAGATAAAGAAGTTGAAACATAAAGAATTGAAGAAATTACAAAGGCTGTATTCTAGAGCCAAACTAAACAAATGTTTTCAAGTTTTTTATTAGTTAGATGCTAATAGGGACCTGTCAATGTGGTAAGTTAACTCTTTATGCGGTCAGTATTTGATGGATTGCAGAGTCCAAACATATATCTAATATACATGAGAAAGATAAAGCATATTTCTAACAAGAAATATGGTCCCAGTTACATAATGGTTATTGGTAAAAGAAGTAACACATATTCGAATACCTTTTCCATTCACAGAGTATAGATCACTTTTGCATATTTGTCCTAAAATGACAATTTTGTAAGTTGTGTGAACCTCAATTCATGCTACAATTTGCTAGGCTTCCTAACAACCTTGTGGCATAACCTTTTTTGTTCTTTCACTTATTTTGTGAGAGCCTTTTTATTTACAAGAACTTCTGGTTTTTTTTGCGTGCTTTTTATACCAGAGAAGGTGCTAGAGTGGTCTGGGGATATGTCGATCGGATTTTAGGTCAACCATCTCTCATCAGAGAGTCATCTCGAGGGAAATATCCTTGGTCCGGTTTCTTTGCTCGTGCCTTTAGCTCCACATCAAACAAAATGATCCGAGGAAACAATAGTGGGAAAAATGAAAATGGTTTTGGTGATGTGATTCTTAATCCTTCCCTTCAAAAAAGAGTTGAACAGCTTGCAAGTGCAACTGCTAACACGAAAGCCCATCAGGCCCCATTTCGTAACATGCTCTTTTATGGCCCTCCTGGTACAGGGAAAACTATGGCAGCTCGAGAATTAGCTCGTCAATCTGTATGTTGCTCTTACAACTCTCTTTTTTGAGTGAATATGTTGATCAATTTTTATTGATTGTTTCATGTTCTTCAGGGCCTGGATTATGCGCTGATGACCGGTGGTGATGTTGCACCATTGGGATCACAAGCAGTTACCAAGATACATCAATTATTTGATTGGGCCAAAAAATCTAGAAAAGGTTtgctgctttttgttgatgaagcAGATGCATTTTTGTGCGAGTAAGTGATTTCCCATTCCAGTGTTTTTGTTTTTAAATAACTGAATTAGAACAACTTTTTGTTTGTCCTAGATTaagcttttgtttttgtttgaaaCAATCAGAAGGTCCAGTGGTACAGACCATTTTGGTTGGCTGCTGGAATGGAGTTTGCTGGGGTATTGAGTTGTGAGTTGTGACAGCACAAAACAACAAAAGAAGTTGAAGAAGCATAGCATATTTTTATCAAACTGTACCCCCCAAAAACCGAAACCTTTGTTGCTGCTGGAGCATATTGATACTGAGCTCATGTGATCCACTAGGTTACTGATACTGAGGTCTGCACTGGGCCTTGTGACGAGGTTGTCAAACCCTCTTAAGCGGGTGAGATTGTTCCACTATAATTTGTCCCACATTGAAAATGGGAGGGTCATAATGATTTATAGACTAGAGATGAGTATACTAAAGGAGACGACTCTTGATGTGAGAAGACCAAGTGGTATAGTGGAGGAAGGATGGTGCtggaacaaaaaaaaaggagtgcCACTTAGGGTTTTCTCAGTGACTTACTCAAGTAGGTTTTGAGGGTTTAGCCTCTTTTCTAGTTGCATCTTAACAGTTTAGGCCTGTTTTTAAGCAAGTTTCCTCCAGCTACCTGAGGCTTAGTTCTGATTTTTCTGGTCAAACTAGCTTGCTGTTTCTGATAACTTTTCACTCAAGACCTGTGGTTCTCTCTTTACTATGTGATCTCTTCTCCACCGACTTCTTATTCCTATTAAGGACCACCTCTTGCCACTGATAggggttcaatcaaaagaaaaagTTGCAAATATTGAGATCCTGAAGGCATTATGCACTAATTTCTTGTGGTTGCTGTATCAAGTGGGTAAGCAGTGATGGCATAACCCATGGTTTCGAGTCTATAACATCGTGCGTGTGTGTGTGCACGTGCACGTATGAATTTGAAATGCTCCATTTTTTTTCCTTGCATTTTACTGCATTTGATGATGTATCTCATTTACATATAACTTCATTTTTTAGGCGCAACAAGACATACATGAGTGAAGCCCAGAGGAGTGCTCTTAATGCTCTCCTTTTCCGCACAGGAGACCAATCTAAGGACATTGTGCTTGCCCTTGCCACCAACCGACCTGGTGATCTTGACTCTGCTGTTGCTGACCGCATTGATGAGGTCCTTGAGTTCCCTTTGCCCAGGGAAGAGGAGCGGTTCAAACTAATAAAGCTGTATATGGACAAATACATTGCAAAGGCTGGGGAAAGCAAATCCAGTTGGTTTAGTTTGTTTCGGCCTCAGCCACAGAGAATAGAGATCAAAGGCATATCAGATGATGTAATTAGAGAAGCAGCAGCTAAGACCGAGGGTTTCTCTGGAAGAGAAATTGCTAAGCTGATGGCCAGCGTCCAGGCTGCAGTTTACGGAAGCAAGGACTGTGAACTCACCTCTGGTTTGTTCAGGGAGGTAGTGGATTACAAAGCTGCAGAGCATCAACAGAGGAGAAAACTTGCTGCTGCTGAGGGAGGTGCCTAATCCTTTCTTTTTCCTTGTTAGAAGAGAAACAGGTATATTCTCTGATTTCTTCATGttagaataataaatattatcAGCCCTTTTCAGGGAATTTTGTTACgttaaattgatttttttactGCAAGTGCGAACTAGGAAACTGCTATATTTTTTATCTTGTCTCACCATGATGAAAAGATTAGCCCCGGTCTAGCTTTTTGTATTTCTTCTAACAACAACATGAGTTACCAAGGTGTATGGGGAGACACTTCTTTGCAAAGATGATGTCAGTTTGTTTATCTGCTCTTGTTCTTGGATGGCAAACAGCAATCATCAAATTTGTCTGTTTTGTGTGGGAACCTTTTCTTGGAATGTTTTAATTAATCATATCTAATTATGGAAATTCTTTCATTTAGTAGTTCTTAAGAGTTGAAAAACATACTTAATCATGAGTTTTTTGGATTTGATTTTTGTCCAATTAGTTCAATAACACCAATTAGAATTCTAATGATGTTTACCCAATGGACACATGAAATACAATATGGATCGGAGAGAGATGGTAAAGCAAGTTAAAAAACTGTGTCCAATCTTTCTCAGAATCTCAAATAGTCCAATAAATTTGATCTCCAACCAGAAGTTCCATATCACATGTTattattatcaaaaaaatatgtCTGCTTTGTTTTCGTAAGTAGATATTTTCTAACTACTTTGATTTTTGCAATTGTTTCTTCAATTATATTATGTCTGTTTTGTATCATTATTGTCATTCTACCATATCGGTGATCTATATTTTCCAGCCTATaaaatttcaagaagcaagttccacCATAGGTTACCTTTTCTTCTAAAGTATACCTAAATCACTAACACAAGCCCTTAGCAAGATGGCAAGAGTTTATATAACTCTGATCACAAGCCCTTGAATCAGTATATGCAATGaagtagaaaatatatatatttttagtccAGAAAGAAAAGATGATGAGGTAAATTCAAGGCtaacttctaaaaaaaaaaaaaatctatagtttcactttttcttttattaatatCCTCTTTTCTATTTATTCTCATATTCTGTCTCTTATTTTATAAAAGATAGAAGTTGAAATTATCATTAGTTTCCACCTTATCACCTTGATCCTGCATCATCTTTATCTCGTTTCAAGTGCCATCTTCGATCATCTTCTCACCATCGATCTCGAATTTTATACATAATTCCTATTCGATAATCTTGTCATCTTTTGCTCTACTCTTATACCACCATCTGTCGACCTTGACCCCATCGATATTCTCACCCTCCCTCTTCGCTCGTATTCTCTCTCGCTCTTCCAGCTGACAAGGGTACGTAAGTGAGAACTATGACGAGAATATGGGCACATGAGTGAGTGAGAACAACGACGAAGATGCGAGTGCATAAGTAAGGATGACAGTGAGAGCACGGGCGAAAACACCGACGAAGACAAGGGATCATATAATAGAGGTaagagatatttttatttttatttttttaa includes:
- the LOC103983845 gene encoding uncharacterized protein LOC103983845, which encodes MVMSRAAAAGSVLASAIMAAEHVHADGAFNFFPFSSQPQSVAEGGPPPDDVAKEETRVRNDNPRTTAAGFDPEALERGARALREINSSSQAKKVFELMRKQEETRQVELTAKKAEFQAIQAQHETDRQRVIYEEQKKLAQQQAQTKAQMARYEDELARKRMQAEHESQRGRNQELVKMQEESSIRQEQIRRATEEQIQAQRRQTEKEKAEIERETIRVRALAEAEGRAHEAKLAEEVNRRMLVERANAERDKWISAINTTFDHIGGGLRAILTDQNKLIVAVGGVTALAAGIYTTREGARVVWGYVDRILGQPSLIRESSRGKYPWSGFFARAFSSTSNKMIRGNNSGKNENGFGDVILNPSLQKRVEQLASATANTKAHQAPFRNMLFYGPPGTGKTMAARELARQSGLDYALMTGGDVAPLGSQAVTKIHQLFDWAKKSRKGLLLFVDEADAFLCERNKTYMSEAQRSALNALLFRTGDQSKDIVLALATNRPGDLDSAVADRIDEVLEFPLPREEERFKLIKLYMDKYIAKAGESKSSWFSLFRPQPQRIEIKGISDDVIREAAAKTEGFSGREIAKLMASVQAAVYGSKDCELTSGLFREVVDYKAAEHQQRRKLAAAEGGA